In a genomic window of Littorina saxatilis isolate snail1 linkage group LG6, US_GU_Lsax_2.0, whole genome shotgun sequence:
- the LOC138968057 gene encoding nucleoside diphosphate-linked moiety X motif 6-like, which translates to MKALIWCEFKSIVAFRQQHEQPGAFGRSDFYVLCRLQPLTYDLKPCSEEILQCRWMTVGELRSQSNKSSLTVRLTDIVQRGLDKGFDHVDIGLEQHRSLYRGMTFKLFFRPLGDHSAK; encoded by the coding sequence AGTTCAAGTCCATCGTGGCCTTCAGACAGCAGCACGAGCAGCCCGGGGCATTCGGTCGCTCCGACTTCTACGTGCTGTGCAGGCTCCAGCCCCTGACCTACGACCTCAAGCCGTGCAGCGAGGAGATCCTGCAGTGTCGCTGGATGACGGTGGGGGAGCTGCGGTCACAGAGCAACAAGTCCTCGCTGACCGTCAGGCTGACCGACATCGTGCAGAGGGGCCTGGACAAAGGCTTTGACCACGTGGACATCGGCCTGGAGCAGCACCGCTCACTCTACCGCGGCATGACCTTCAAACTCTTCTTTAGACCCTTAGGGGACCATAGTGCTAAGTAG
- the LOC138968056 gene encoding uncharacterized protein, translating into MVAPHPSSPQSPHTPPPLSRPSVAPHPSSPQSPHTPPPLSRPSVAPRSPHTPPPLSRPSVAPHPSSPQSPHTPPPLSRPSVAPRSPHTPPPLSRLTPLLPSIAPQSPLGRPTPLLPSVASHPSSPQSHHPRPYRANRETPNPTHINTHTPPTSTPTPPTSTPTPHPHQPPHPTHINTRTPPTSTPTPHPHQHPHPTHINTHTPPTSTPTPNPHQHPHPTHINTHTPPTSHPHQHPTHINTHTPPTSTPHPHQHPHPTHINTNPHPHQHPHPPHQHPHPTHINTHTPPTSTPTPHPHQHPHHTHINTHTPPTSTPTPHPHQHPHPTHINTHTPPTSTPTPHPHQHPHPTHINTHTPPTSTPTPHPHQHPHPTHINTHTPPTSTPTPTHINTPPTSTPTPHPHQHPPPTHINTHTPPT; encoded by the exons atggtCGCCCCACACCCCTCCTCCCCTCAGTCGCCCCACACCCCTCCTCCCCTCAGTCGCCCCTCAGTCGCCCCACACCCCTCCTCCCCTCAGTCGCCCCACACCCCTCCTCCCCTCAGTCGCCCCTCAGTCGCCCCTCGGTCGCCCCACACCCCTCCTCCCCTCAGTCGCCCCTCGGTCGCCCCACACCCCTCCTCCCCTCAGTCGCCTCACACCCCTCCTCCCCTCAGTCGCCCATCAGTCGCCCCTCGGTCGCCCCACACCCCTCCTCCCCTCAGTCGCCTCACACCCCTCCTCCCCTCAATCGCCCCTCAGTCGCCCCTCGGTCGCCCCACACCCCTCCTCCCCTCAGTCGCCTCACACCCCTCCTCCCCTCAGTCGCACCACCCTCGCCCCTACCGTGCC AATAGGGAAACCCCCAACCCCACCCACATCAACACCCACACCCCACCCACATCAACACCCACACCCCCCACATCAACACCCACACCCCACCCACATCAACCCCCGCACCCCACCCACATCAACACCCGCACCCCACCCACATCAACACCCACACCCCACCCACATCAACACCCACACCCAACCCACATCAACACCCACACCCCACCCACATCAACACCCACACCCAACCCACATCAACACCCACACCCCACCCACATCAACACCCACACCCCACCCACATCCCACCCACATCAACACCCCACCCACATCAACACCCACACCCCACCCACATCCACACCCCACCCACATCAACACCCACACCCCACCCACATCAACACCAACCCCCACCCACATCAACACCCACACCCCCCACATCAACACCCACACCCCACCCACATCAACACCCACACCCCACCTACATCAACACCCACACCCCACCCACATCAACACCCACACCACACCCACATCAACACCCACACCCCACCCACATCAACACCCACACCCCACCCACATCAACATCCACACCCCACCCACATCAACACCCACACCCCACCCACATCAACACCCACACCACACCCACATCAACATCCACACCCCACCCACATCAACACCCACACCCCACCCACATCAACACCCACACCCCACCCACATCAACACCCACACCCCACCCACATCAACACCCACACTCCACCCACATcaacacccacccccacccacatcAACACCCCACCTACATCAACACCCACACCCCACCCACATcaacacccaccccccacccacatcaacacccacaccccacccacataa